Within the Miscanthus floridulus cultivar M001 chromosome 2, ASM1932011v1, whole genome shotgun sequence genome, the region cacacctatcaccttgctatccaccatacttttgtcacacacctggtacttacaatactttagaccagcaacgagaacaagtactttgaactataattcagcattactttctattactgacttgtgtgctagatatacatattactctttgtttgccttccaagctccaaaaattcttcagatcagtacagacaaagggctttacaatcttggtaccactgcctcacaggtatcacgaaccagccgacggttgtaccgcccactgcttgcattggtaagaactttataagagcttggtaaggtgcctccacttgctgtgaaaagtgacaccactacaaccacgtagtcatttggtagggataactttcactatttgttcctatttttgtgtttacaatggcaggaggtgaacagactagagataacaaccctaagggtttcaacaagtgtgtcagtcaagagcaactacaagctgttgtagaggatgcccaaaaaaggatgaatgaggccatcaggaaggccgtcactgacgcactcattgaactcaacattggcaacaacatggagaggtTGAACAAACAAATTTCCacactaaccgacaaggttactgagttgaaaACATTGGTGgtggtcaacaacaatgacgtctctggcagcaacaccgatggtctcttgccagaagacacgatGCATGATGTCGCTAGAAACATGGATCAAGCAGCCTTtcaacaagcaagattacgacgacgtcttcaccgcaacacgacaggtatggatggtgtccaccaccatcaaggtaataatcaccatatacccgatgatccttatgctaagattaagttcacaataccatctttttcgggtcattacgatgctaagggatatcttgattgggagatgacagtagaacaaaagtttagtgcccaccttgtgcctgagcatcatagagttcgttaagctactagtgagtttaaggattttgccattatttggtggaatgggctagctgcatcggatgctttacctggtacatgggaagaacttaaggtagctatgcgtgattgttttgttgctccttcttatcatagatatttgcataagaaattgatgcgtttagaacaaggagataaatctgtacaggattactatggtgagctccaaaagagaTTGATGCGCTatagtgttgtagagggaaacaaagatgccatttgtcatttttattcgggtttgaggcgtgagattcaggacattgttgattataaagaatttaacactatcaaccagttgtttcagtttgctatccttgtagaaaaggaattgcaggggcgtgaacagcagggcaagagcaaggtcaacatcacatacacgccacgctcagcaccatcatcggggctgaccaagccaaccaccttTCGGCCGCCTCCtctagcgagcaagcgaccaacaacctctagagtttccgctacacctaaggcacctctcgcacgaccttcagattcaggtaaaaattctttgcaggtgcctaccaagagttcctcatccgttgcatcgatgggatgcacttcgggtattcagtgccaccgctgccatggcattggccatgtatagaaggactgcccaagttagcaggcatatattgctacagaagatggttacatcagcacctctgacattaaggatgaagaagaccaagatgcagatgaggacgatggtgaagtccttggtgacaaggccacggtgtcctataggagcatcattgtacagcgggtgctcagctcacaagtccagcaacctaagaagctacaacgccataacttgttctagattttcttcgtcatcagtgaccgtcgagcacgtgtcattattgatggaggtagctgcaacaatttggtgagttctgatttggtcaagaagcttggcttgaccatacgcccacacccacgtccataccatattcagtggctaaatgattctagtaaagcaaaggtaacacaaattTGCAGAGTTTCAtcttccattggttcttatgctgattttgttgattgtgatgtggtacctatgcaagcttgttcactcttattgggtcgtccttgggaacatgataatgatgctacacaccatggtagaagtaataaatacacttttgtgcataaaggaaagaaaattactttggtacctttgacccctactcaaattatacaagctgatagagaacgtgttgttagtttgaatgatgtccaatctgaaaatcagcaagttgctaattctattttcccacctaaaaaggataagtctacatctatttctaaggctgaggggattaaattgaagggtggggttatgcttgcaacaaaatatgactttgctgaaatttttgatgatgatatttgctatgctttggtatgcaaacgagctatgttttcgcttgatgatattattggctcggtgcctcctgctgtcactaaccttttgtagaagtatgaggacatttttccagctgagatacccctggggctgccacctatgagagggatagagcatcaaatcgatttgattccgggagcaaacttgcccaaccgtgctgcttatcgaaccaatcctgaggagactaaggaaattcagcgacaagtccaagaccttttagaccatgggtatgtatgtgaaagccttagtccttgtgacgttcctgtacttttggttcctaagaaagatggaagttggcgtatgtgtgttgattgtagagtcatcaataatattactattcggtatcgtcatcctattcctaggctagacgacatgcttgatgagttgtgtggttctataattttcactaagattgacttacgaagtggctaccactaaattagaataaaacttggagatgaatggaaaaccgtGTTTAAAACctaattcgggttgtatgagtggttagtaatgccttttggtttgacaaatgcacctagcactttcatacgcttaatgaatgaggttttaagagcttttattggacattttgtggtagtttactttgatgatatattgatttacaacaagtcttttaatgaacatatggatcacttacgtgttgtttttaatgctttatgtgatgcacgtctatttggcaaccttgagaagtgcatcttttgcatggatcgagtttcttttcttggctatgttgtaactccatagggaattgaggtggatgagatgaaaattgaagccattaagggctggctggttccccaaaccgtcacacaggtgaggagttttcttggtcttgtaggattctactgCCGCTTCAccaaagattttagcaccattgcttccccattgcatgagttgacgaagaaaggggtggtgtttcattagggagaggcacaagaggagtcctttgacactttgaaggacaagctcacacacacaccattgctgcaactttcaaattttggtaagactttcgagctagaatgtgatgctagtggagttggcattggtggtgttttgatgcaagatggtaaacctgttgcttactttagtgaaaaaatgcatggtcctattcttaattattccacgtatgataaagaaatgtatgcacttgttcattctttagagacttggcatcattatttatggcctaaagaatttgttattcattctgatcatgaatcgcttaagtatcttcgctctcataataatctaaatcgtaggcatgctaaatgggttgaatttattgaatcttttccttatattatcaaacataagaaagggaaggataatgtgattgctgatgctttgtctagaagatatacattgatgtcccaacttgattgtcggatttttggtcttcaattaataaaagaacaatatgcgtttgatcctgattttaaggatgtgttgcttaatcgTAGAGAgggatgtacatggaataagtttatgatcaatgatgggtttttgtttagagctaaccgcctatgcattccagttggttttgtTAGTCTTTTGTTATTGCAGGAGGCAcgtggaggcggattgatgggacattttggtgccaagaagacggaggaggtgctgtccacacacttcttttggcctaagATGAGGtgtgatgtggagcggtacgtggcttggtgcaccacatgtcaaaaagctaagtcgcgattgaacccacatggtttgtatatgcctcttcctattccttctactccttgggctgatatatctatggactttgtattaggtttgccaaggactaagagggggagggatagtatttttgtggtggttgatcatttttctaagatggcacattttattccttgtcataaaagcgacgatgctattcatattgctgaccttttctttcaagaaattgttcgcttgcatggtatgccttctactattgtttcagatcgcgatgcaaaattcttgagtcatttttggcgcatgttgtggaataaattggggaccaagctgctattttctataacatgtcatccccaaactgatgggcaaactgaggttgtgaatagaACATTATCTACCATGCTGAGAGTAATTttaaagcgcaatttgaagatgtgagaAGATTGTTTGTCGCatatggagtttgcatataacagggcggaacattcaacCACCAAGGtgagtccttttcaggtagtgtatggttttaacccctgtgctcctattaatcttttgcctttacctaccactgagagaatacatagtgatgctagagagcatgctgattttattcataagttgcatgaaacaactaaagtaaatattgaaagaatgaatgaaaagtatagaatagctggtagtaaaggtagaaaagagattaaacttgaaccgggtgatttggtttggttacatttgagaaaagatagatttcctgagctgcgtaagtctaaattaatgccaagagcagctggtccatataagatcattgagaaaataaataataatgcctacaaacttgaattgccacccgagttcggggttagtcctacctttaacattgcagatttgaaaccttatttgggagaagaagatgagcttgagtcgaggatgactccaattcaagagggggaggatgatgaggacatcacttcttcagaggtacccactgatcctccaaccgtcatgcaaggtccaatgacccgggctcgaaagcgacaactcaatttagaggtgagctcgttcttaagcgatacttttcatacttttgagaatagattactacctaatgatgttatcttgcttaggaacattggagagggtcatgaaggacttagaggaagtggtggaggtgatgatgaccagcaaggacgtccaacacaagccggaggcccagtccaacaagaattcgagtctgcctcggcctctaagaccagtctaccttaaactggtcacccaggacgtatccagactccgttttcaatgatccacatatggatggaaagacaatttgataaggaagccaatccaagtggttttacatcaaaagctcttcggaatcaacgggaatcatcgaaacaagtcagcatccagaatctaccagggtgctgcgacaccttcttttggtccattggaccgtgtatcgtgtttgggcccattagggggcgcgtccagggtaggcaacgaccctaagacctttataatcatatgccgccgccatcattaggttttgggttttgcttagattattctgtcaagaacagtttcaccgttcatcggtttatgagaccccaactcatgagattaatcattcatctgcaatttggttgctttctttcttgttcttacttgtgttcttcattatgtaggaagggattagccttcttggcgaggtcaactagatccgtgtcttggttgataaccaaaggagttgtggtgctaagattgcaggattTGATCTTTCAATCTAAAGCcagattggtgtgtcattctctgccacaacgatagttacctctaccggACGGAAGAttaggatccccatctccattatcaccgccttcgtctaaggactccatcaccgcaacctccgctccaagttcaatcacAAGTCGCCTAAGGGGATCGGCGAGATGATAACAACCGCTGATCAGTACGCCGATGCTGAAGAGGTCGAAGTGCACTTCAACAAGGATGCGCGCACTCATCACCCAACTCACCGCAGCGACGAGCGACCCGACGACCGGTGCCACAGTGACTGCCACTATGATGACTCCAGTCACCATCAGGACAATGGTCGTGATTGGCCAAAAAGatccaaatctggtcaatatcaccaccgccgaccagaccacattGTCGTCGCTGTTGATGAACCTCACACCAAGTGCAACtatgacgagcagtacaagaagatcctcgaaggcccATGTCCTCTCCACAAAAACAAcaaacataagatgaaggactgcctcagttTGGCCAAGGAGTTCCAGGCTAAAAAGCCTAACGATGACAACAATGATGGAGCCAGAGGCCACCGATgacctgggggcaacaacaatgccttctaggatcacaacaaagtggtcaccaccatcttcgggggcctcgccgttgctgagagcagaagagatcggaagctcaccgcccgccgAGTGCTCACTGCCAACACGAAAGACGTCGTCACCAATCCCAGCTATGGCCctggtccaaggtccccatcactTTCAGTAGGgacgaccagtgggcagacatcccatacatagggcatttccccctcgtccttgatgcaaccgtcaagaaagtgcttttcagaaaagtgctcgtcgacgacgggagcgctctgaacctcctcttcgccgaAGCCCTAAAGAAGCTAGGGCTTGGGataggagatctcacaccctccaactcttccttctagggtgtggtacctagtagggcatccaaactgcttagagagatcaccctaccagtatagttcggcatGGCTAGGAACTACCacgttgagcacatcaacttctatgccgccgacttcaacaccgcctaccacgccatacttggtcggccagctctggccaagttcatggttgtaccgcactatgcctatctagtgctgaagatgcctttgcctatagGAGTCCTGGACCTACAGGCCAACCtttccatcgcctatgcctgtgagatagagagtctcaccctcgctgaagccaccgacctctccatcctgatggctagtgtggtcaccgatgccaagacggtgcccaccgatgacctaaACATCCCATCGCTGGATCCTCCtcgtgcctctgccaagtccaaggaaacaaaggaggtcggcctcagcctcgacgacccctccaagaccatgaagattggggctcacctcaacCCCAAATAGGTAAGCGTGCTCATcttcttcctacgtgccaacgccgatgtgtttgcttagaaaccagctctaacaccctaggtgttaagcttgcataatttgactcacattgtatgagcatgagcatcgagcattcatagataagcttttacaattgaaacatgtgcttgaaacatatgaaacatgcttgttattttatgtttccttgtatatatgcatatgaccattagtgaatacatgtagatggtggatgtgagtcactaaaacatcatagctataattagaatgactaatggaacatggttcatgaagatcactttgcatgatcaagtacttaagtgatgctatgaagGTGATCTAGAAAGCTTTGTGTGTAACcagtgtatgaaatgattgtgtgaccttatcaATAGCTtgaacatgtttagagtgtcattatgagcaactttggtattcatgaccaagtttgaactatatgatagagactttgcatggatgtgtgcactaaagtaaagttgtagtgttGGATGAGAgggacaacttttatttttggatcataggctagtttagctcctaacatactTAAAAATTGCTCACAAGAATCAGTATTTCATTGATTTCAGCACTTTGGAAAAAAAATTAAGTCTTGCGTGCTTGCAGTTTGATGGTTACTACTTTGAGTTGATTTTACTATCTATCCATTGCAAATTAGACCTTGATTTCTAAAGGAGTTtggtagctggtacttagggctatgagttctgtttaggttgtttgcactaacaTGCTATGGATTAGGAGTTTTATCGCTGTCAGACCGCATCGTCAGGCTTGGTTTAGGGCTCTGATGGCCAACTCGTTCGGTCTTCAGTGGCTGATCGGCAACAGAGCATGGCCACCGCGTGGTGGAAGTGAAGCCGTGCATCATCGCTGGTCTGAGCAGCCAGGCCACATTGAGCCACAGCGCGCCTTCATTATCCCCAGCACTTGCCTGCTTCATCCCCGCGCTCTCATTTCGCTCTCTGCCTCTTCCTTTATCCACCCGCAATAGCCACAGTAGCGgacagcgccgccgtcgccattgccggccaCCCCGCTCGCCTTGCGCCGCGTCATGTCGCTTCTCCACCACCGTAGCAGTGCTGTTGCCACCTCCACCACATCACCGCGTCACCTCCACCGAGCACCGTGCCATTCCACTGTCATCCTAGAGTCTCACCGCGCCCACATTGCTTACTAACCATGCCCGGTAAGTCGTCATGGCCGCACCGCCTCCGACCGCCTTTCGTCGTAGCGGTTGGTGCTCTAGAACCGTCGTCGTGTGTAGCAGCTCGTAGGCTCATTAGATCGAGTCGTCGTGGTCACCGCCGGTGTAGCGCCATTGTCCTGCTCTACTATGCTGCCATTGACGCCGCCGCCGTGCTTAGCTTCGGTAATAGGTCTAGCTTGTCAGCTCAATAGGTGCGGGAGGTCATGGGGATCATGGTTGGGTCGGTGTCGTCGCCGAAGAGGGTCGCCGTTGGTGAATTCCAGCTGTTCCACGCCGTGCTCTGTATTGCCGtagctgacgtgtggggtcgactGAACCGAGGCCTCCAGCTGTCAATGACTCGatggagaaagctagttcatttgttttcaGTTTTGTTGCAAACTTTGAAAATGATAAGTAGGGTTGTAgggatccaaatcttgtgaactaaattttgtagtgttccttaggaagtgtagtattttctaaaaatatgaaatgtgcattttctggtatttttcatggtgatttaaatatagttaaatgagtgatttttttgtatgtttaccattttgtaaattagatatcttgagctagaaaaatgataaaaatgtgattccaattttgtgggttttgtattgatatgctctagctaggaaaaatataaaatatgttgcttgacacttttcactagggtttcctatttatgttgttttaagcctttatgccttgtcatttttgcataggatattttacttggtaaaatggcatgaaacttttatagtagtctattggtagcactaataagccactgtaaatttctgagaatttatgatgtacattgggtatatgtttattatttaacctaattatctagttaaattgataaaggcatttaaatgaatagtttgggaTTAGACATTATGATTTCTTGAGTTTATTTGATGTCCTTGAACTGTTGAGTCAAATTTGGAATGGCTATGtgcaatagaaatatcgttgctttataatttgGGTGAGAAAggtttttggacagattctgtggtttagtatgttgcatggtaaaaatgatgtttgctataaaaatggttaataacaaagttgtaggtaacttcttcatatatcttgtgtcaaaatttcaagaccataggccaaagggtttatgagttatagctgtttaaagtaagTATTTcggaatgcttgctctctggaatttctggacagcactagaTTGATTGCCTATTTTGGTTAATATAGATtgcgaattagcttttggtgattgaaTAAGAGTTGTAAACAATTTTATATtgtttccagaaagtccaagatcatagcatttggataagtataacttcagttatgcgTAAAACacgtagctgctattttgtggtatagtaaataaattgttgaagtgtttgattaagtaatcaagaagagatatgcacctactcagtaaaatataatgcacttgttattactttaacaccatgctattaagaatacttataagaatgcattcatcatgtatcatcatactaaaCTTGtcggcatgtatgcattcgcaatatcttatgccatatccatgcatataggatcgatggaggagataacgttgctggaattcaacgaaggagagaatggggaccagcaggagattcctcaagccgtagctctCGAAGAAGagtagaccctagaagagcttctagggtgccctaaccactgccccacttcctttctgaaaggcaagccccggagcattctaagtctcccaatattttataaaatattactcgagtcctttatgattgatgcttaggttataagagttgattgaaaccccttgatgcatatattttccttgtccagaaatatatctttaaccctatgtaggtccaggatcgaatatatgcttagccatgcttagaccggtagaagtcaggtgatttcctgtcacctacgagatataggtggataccgaggcacggttggctatatttgctatcatggaaaagaaccatggggtaatgtaaattgaGGCCGGgtagagtctatggtaggttgactcatgtgattccgtctatgccaattaaggaccataccattgttggaccttttgacaagattgaacgcatgcctatcacatagctggtcggataactcgttccgactgcaaagccgagtagctcaacttaggctaggccccactctgtaagagtgcgcactctggatggtagtaaggatgtgcggggagccaaactgagcccaagggcaggctggcctgaatgtcctggcatttggtgtccctgattgtgtggcgctgggcgaacccgcgaaatgtatacttgagttgtaccaaatgtgatctaaggctaccgtggctggtagacctgggtttgtgttaggaataaactcatagctggttgaaattgattcgaatcaccgtctctcccggatagtgagaaacttggctagctccaacctcgtagtaattgtattatagaatatgatggtttagataaacatggaattacaatatctgctatggttactattgtatgctcctaAAATGGtttatcacatgtttggcacatgatagttgctaatttagagatggatagtcataattaacttgataatggaatcatgattgtataactaagttaatcgctttttatgcaaaatgttatcaagctatctccacttatacagccttgcataatccttggagtcaatttatttctggtttatgatgggtaagtctagctgagtaccttctcgtacttagggttttagttcccattgttgcagatggcatagtttatcatggttattgcaagagttgcttctatcccgctatggatgaggagtaagccttgggcaggcttctttattaatccttctatatgcttttgtggactatgatcgtatgttggcactatattaaactatgttggaaacactACTttcaacttaatttgcttccgctattatctatcaaacttcgtttgtaataactttgttttatactctgatgatggaaatgtatctgcgaactttatgtaatatgtgacatgtatgttgaatcatgtatgatcttgattgtttgtggatcgtttatcaagacccgtcgtggtactcgatggactaccaggtttatatggactcaagtatgatagtgcgaccgcttgcgggctgccattgtacttgtactcttataaattggtcggttctgtgacacctACAGACATactgggggtaccatgggagaagatcgagcactccttgaatgcctcaccgaccaccaaaccgatcaagtaaAAACTCCGacaattcacgccagacaagaaggaggctactTGGGtataaataaaatggctcctagctaccggatttataaaagaagtgtatcaccctgagtggttagcaaaccctattcttgttcaaaaaagaataaagaatggagaatgtgcgttgattacactgatctcaacaaacactgccctaaggaccccttcggtctgccttagATAggcgaggttgtagactctaccgtcggctgtgaactactctccttcctcaaTTGTTGCtttggctatcaccagatatccctcaaggaagatgaccagatcaagacatcgttcatcacgccttttggtgcgTACTGTtgtaccaccatgtccttcggactcaagaatgctggggcgacctaccaaagggtcatctagatgtgcctcgatcaatagatcagccacaacatcgaagcatacatcgacaatgtggtcgtcaagtccaagaccatcgataatctcatcgctgacctcgaagaaacattcacCAACGTGAAAAGgtatagatggaagttgaaccctttaaagtgcatctttggagttccatctggcatactcctaggctacattgtcagcgcccGTGGCATCTAGCCCAACCCAaataaggtctccaccatcaccaacataaaACAGCCAACTTGTGTaaaggacatacagaagcttataggctgtatggctgctctcagccaccTTATATCGCacctcggtgaaaagggactaccattcttcaaactcctcaaggcctctgagcgcttcACCTGGTCAGATGAGGTAGACATAGCTTtcaagtagctcaagttgtttctaacaaagaATCTGATCATGACGGCGCCTCGACCAGACGAAACTCTAccaatctacatcgccgccacttctcgcattgttagcacagctatcgttgTCAAACGCGAGGAGGCCatgcatgcctataaggtgcaatgtctggtctacttcattagtgaggtccttaatgagcccaaaactcgttatcctcaagtttaGAAACTGCTATACGCTATACTGATCATGTCACATaagctccaccattacttcaagtattacaagatcgctgtggttgctgagttccctctgggggacattctccgcaacaaagaggccaatgactgcatcatcaagtgggctatcgagctcaacacttactccatcgaattcaaaagtaggcctaccatcaagtcataggctCTTGCTGACTTCGTCGccgagtggaccaagatccaagagcccatccctgctacttgccccaagcactgggtgatgtacttcaacggcaCCCTCAatatcaacggtgctggtgctggcattttattcattatgccgactaaggacaagctctgatacgttctctgaatacattttccagcctccaacaacgccgccaaatatgaagcatgtctccatgaactccgtatagccatcgagctcaatgtcaaacacctcatggtatacgaagactccgcgctggtcatcaaccagctcaacaaagaccggtcctgctccagtgagaagatggacgcatattgcgccaaaattaggaaacttgaagggaagttctatggtatcgagtaccaccacgtggtacgagatcaaaattagctcaccgaccacctatctaacaTAGGATCTTCTCATGCCACGATTCtacctagggtctttgttcaagacctctt harbors:
- the LOC136536522 gene encoding uncharacterized protein, which translates into the protein MARNYHVEHINFYAADFNTAYHAILGRPALAKFMVVPHYAYLVLKMPLPIGVLDLQANLSIAYACEIESLTLAEATDLSILMASVVTDAKTVPTDDLNIPSLDPPRASAKSKETKEVGLSLDDPSKTMKIGAHLNPK